The Chitinophagales bacterium genome includes the window AATTAGAAATTAATCAATTCAAAATTAAAGACTAGGTGGCTATATTGTAGGGGTTCCACCTCTTCCCATTCCGAACAGAGAAGTTAAGCCCTATAAAGCTGATGGTACTGCCGTAAAAGGTGGGAGAGTAAGTCGCCGCCACATTTTATTTTGTGGTTTCACAAATTTAAAAGCCCTGACAGAAATGTCAGGGCTTTTTTTTATGTCTAAAAAGGTAAATTGGAAGATGTGTCGCCTGATGACGAAGCTTCGCTTGTCAGCATACTAACTCCCGATAGTTATCGGGGCGTCAGTAGCCACAATTTATTTTGTGGTTTCACAAATTCAAAAGCCCTGACAGAAATGTCGGGGCTTTTTTATTTCTATGAAGCGATTGGTTCAGTCCCTACAAGTCGCTGACATTTTATTTTCGGTAGTATTCAATAAAGTGTGTAAACTGATTTTTAGTTGAGAGTTATAAAATCAATTTATTTCTTTTGAAGAAGAATCATTCCTAAGGAGAATGACTCATCTTCGCCATATTTGTTTAGGATTTAAATTAGTTTGCTGCCTGTGCCACCGCTACAGGTCTCACATCGGCATAGGTATGAATACCAAAATTTTGGGTTATACACAGCTGTGGATTTTTCACATGCCATTCAAATTCATCTCTAAAATGACGGAGTGCAGCAGCTACAGGCCATGCGGCAGCTTCACCTAGAGGGCATATGGTATTCCCGTCTATTGATTTTTGAATATCCCATAATAAATCTATATCTGACATAGTACCATGACCATACTCTATTTTATGCAGTACTTTTTCTAGCCAGCCTGTTCCTTCTCGGCATGGACTACATTGTCCACAGCTTTCATGGTGATAGAAACGAGAAAAATTCCAAGTATTACGCACGATACACTGGTCTTCATCATAGAGCATAAATCCACCAGAGCCTAGCATAGTTCCTGTTTCAAACCCACCATCATTTAATCCTTCATAAGAAAATAATCGGTCTTCGCCTGTGGCGGTTTTACAAACTAAATTGGCAGGTAAAATAGGCATAGAACTTCCACCTGGAATACAAGCCTTCATTCGCTTACCTTTAGGGATTCCTCCTAGCCACTCATCCGAATAGATAAATTCTTCCATCTTCATCCCTAGCTCTATTTCATAGATACCAGGTTTATTAATATTACCAGATGCAGAAATTAGCTTAGTTCCTGTACTCTTGCCAATACCTATTTTAGCATATTCTTCTCCGCTCATTTCAATGATAGGAACAACCGCTGCTATTGTTTCTACATTATTGACTACAGTAGGGCACTGATAAAGTCCTTTAACCGCTGGAAATGGTGGCTTCATGCGAGGATTACCTCGCTTACCTTCTAATGCCTCTAACAAAGCAGTTTCTTCGCCACATATATAAGCACCTGCACCCGGCGTAACATAAAGCTCACAATCAAATCCTGATTTCTGAATATTCTTACCCAACCAACCTGCATTTTTAGCTTCGGCGATAGCTTTTTCTAAAATGTCAACTATCCACATATATTCTCCACGGATAAAGATATGACCTACATTCGCTCCTAAGGCAAAGCAAGAATTAATCATACCTTCTACCAAAAGATGTGGCAGCTTCTCCATAATAAACCGATCCTTGAAGGTTCCAGGTTCTGATTCATCAGCATTGCAAACCAAATATCGAGGTACACCTTCTGGTTTGGCTAGAAAGCTCCATTTCATTCCCGTAGGGAAGCCTGCTCCTCCACGACCGCGAAGTCCAGACTTTTGTACTTCGGTGACGATTTCTTCAGGGGTCATCTTCAATGCCTTTTCTGTAGAAGCATAGCCTCCATTCTTGCGATAGACTTCATAAGTCTCAATTCCTGAGATGTGCGCGTTTTTAAGTAGTAGTTTGCGTGACATATTTCTTAATCTTTCTTCTTATTAAATAAATTCAAACTGATTTTTTTCTTCTTGATAAGATAGTATATTCCGAAAATTACCAAAATAAACGGCAATAATTCTATAAACCATAAGACCAATGTAAACACATTATCCCACCCATCTTTAAACGAATTCTTCAACTTCATAAAATAGTTATTAGACAGTTGGCTATCCTTATCTAAAATGGTTATCTCAAACTGACTAAATTGCGTATTATTTTGTAAAAAGCGCTGCCGACCTTCGATACGTTCGATATTGGCTCTTACTTCACTCAGTTTAGCTTCTATTTCTAGCATATCTTTAATCGTCTTAGCCTGCTTGACCAGTTGTAAATATCGTTGCTCTAGTTCTTTTTGAGCCTTTACTTGCGATTCATTGTCTATAAATTCTTCTGTCACATCTTGGCTCGATACATTTTTATCTATGAGTGTACCACCATTTTTTTCTAAGTCAATAAGTACAGCATCAAATTTTTGAAATGGAACTTTAAAGCTTATTCGATATTCTGTGAGATTATCAAGTTTTGATTGATTGTTAGATATAAGATATCCTTGATTTTTTGTTACCAATTGTGTAATCAATCTCACGTTTTCTTCTGGCTTTTCTGATTCAAAAGTGAGCAAGGCATTTTTGATTATCTTTCTATCATAGGTATTGAGATTGACAGCATTGCCATTTACTGGTTCAATCGCTGCTTTTGATTCCTCTACTGCCATTGGAGAACTAACTGCTGCATCGGATGCACCTATTGATTCATGGCTCATCTTAGCTTCATTACAAGAAACCAAGACTAAACTCAAAAAATAAAAGATCCACTTCATCCTATTTACTTTTTAATTCTTCTATCAAGGCATCTATTTTCTCAGGTGTCAAATGCTCTCGATAACTTTTACCCAACTGTAGCATGGGGGCATATCCACAAGCACCGAGACATTCTACTTCTTTGATTGTAAACATTCCATCAGCAGTAGTCTCGCCAGATTTTATACCTAGCTTTTTGCAAGTATAGTCAATCAAACTCTCCACACCCGCAGTAGCACACGTAGCCGTATGACAAAACTCTAGCATATATTTGCCAACAGGTTTTAGATTATACATCGAATAGAAACTTGCTACTTCATATACTTCTATTGGCTTTAGACTCAATACCTCTGCTACATAATTCAGAGTATTGACACTTAACCAGCCGCCAAATTCTGCCTGAGCTATGTGTAATACTCTTAGTAAAGCACTTTTTTGTTTGCCTTCAGGATATTGAGCGATAATCCGCTGCACCTCTTGCATGGTTTCTGCTTTGAATTGTGGCTTTTCTGGGGCTTCTGTTACTTTTACCATTTTATTTCTATTTGATATTCTGTAAATTTAATTCTATAAAATACTGCATACCTACATCTTTTATCTTTCTCAATAAAAACGTGAAAAACATGATATATAAAAGATGGTGCAATGTCATTTCTAGGGTGAAACTACTCGTAGTATTTGATTCTTTGATGTAATATAAAATTGCGAAAACCATGATGCTTACAGCCATATATTCACTATTCCATAAGAGCAAAAATAAAACACCAATAAGTGGTCGAGAATAACTGACTGTATCTTTTACTACCCAAGGAAGCATCAGCCAAGAAAGACCGAGCCCTATGAGTAAGAAAAGAATACTGATTAATTCTGACATATATTTTATGCATCAAGTTCTCCCGCAATCACATTTAGACTACTCATGGTTAAAATAGCATCGCTCAATACTTGCCCTTTAATCATTTCTGGATATGCCTGATAATATATAAAACAAGGTCTGCGGAAATGTAAACGATAAGGGCTACGTCCGCCATCGCTCTGAATATAGAATCCCAACTCTCCATTTCCTCCTTCTACCGGGAAGTATACTTCACCCTTTGGCATAGGGACTTCTCCCATAATTATTTTAAATTGATAAATCAATTGTTCCATTTTGGAATATACATCCTGCTTAGGAGGTAAGAAAAAATCTGGCACATCGGCATGAGATTTCCCTTCAGGTAAATTTTCATATGCATTCTTCATCAATTGAAAACTCTGACGAATTTCTTCTTGACGTACGGTGAATCTATCATAAGTATCACCATTAACTCCTACGGGGACCGTAAAATTAAAATCATCATAACTAGAATATGGGTGAGCTACACGCACGTCATAATCGACACCTGTAGCACGCAGATTGGGACCTGTAAATCCATAAGCTAGAGCCATTTCTGGAGAAATAGGTCCTGCACCAATACATCTATCCATAAAGATCCTATTGCGCTCTAGTAGAGAATTAAACTCTTCAAAAGCTGCAGGAAAATCTTTAATAAAATCTTTGATTAATTGATGAAAACGTGGAGAAAAATCTCTGTCAAATCCTCCAATTCGCCCCATATTGGTAGTCAAGCGAGCACCTGCCACCTCTTCATACATATCGTAAATTTTCTCTCTCCACTGCCAGATATAGGTAAATCCTGTCAAGGCTCCTGTATCTACACCTATTACAGAATCACAAATTATATGATCTGCTATACGTGCCATTTCCATGAGGATGATTCGCATGTAATCCACCTTTTTGGGTACTTTGATCTTGGCTAATTTTTCTACAGCCATCGTATAACCTATGTTATTGATAGGCGATGAGCAATAATTTAGCCTATCCGTCAAGGTTGTAATTTGATAATAGGCTCT containing:
- the nuoF gene encoding NADH-quinone oxidoreductase subunit NuoF, yielding MSRKLLLKNAHISGIETYEVYRKNGGYASTEKALKMTPEEIVTEVQKSGLRGRGGAGFPTGMKWSFLAKPEGVPRYLVCNADESEPGTFKDRFIMEKLPHLLVEGMINSCFALGANVGHIFIRGEYMWIVDILEKAIAEAKNAGWLGKNIQKSGFDCELYVTPGAGAYICGEETALLEALEGKRGNPRMKPPFPAVKGLYQCPTVVNNVETIAAVVPIIEMSGEEYAKIGIGKSTGTKLISASGNINKPGIYEIELGMKMEEFIYSDEWLGGIPKGKRMKACIPGGSSMPILPANLVCKTATGEDRLFSYEGLNDGGFETGTMLGSGGFMLYDEDQCIVRNTWNFSRFYHHESCGQCSPCREGTGWLEKVLHKIEYGHGTMSDIDLLWDIQKSIDGNTICPLGEAAAWPVAAALRHFRDEFEWHVKNPQLCITQNFGIHTYADVRPVAVAQAAN
- a CDS encoding DUF4349 domain-containing protein — protein: MKWIFYFLSLVLVSCNEAKMSHESIGASDAAVSSPMAVEESKAAIEPVNGNAVNLNTYDRKIIKNALLTFESEKPEENVRLITQLVTKNQGYLISNNQSKLDNLTEYRISFKVPFQKFDAVLIDLEKNGGTLIDKNVSSQDVTEEFIDNESQVKAQKELEQRYLQLVKQAKTIKDMLEIEAKLSEVRANIERIEGRQRFLQNNTQFSQFEITILDKDSQLSNNYFMKLKNSFKDGWDNVFTLVLWFIELLPFILVIFGIYYLIKKKKISLNLFNKKKD
- a CDS encoding NAD(P)H-dependent oxidoreductase subunit E — translated: MVKVTEAPEKPQFKAETMQEVQRIIAQYPEGKQKSALLRVLHIAQAEFGGWLSVNTLNYVAEVLSLKPIEVYEVASFYSMYNLKPVGKYMLEFCHTATCATAGVESLIDYTCKKLGIKSGETTADGMFTIKEVECLGACGYAPMLQLGKSYREHLTPEKIDALIEELKSK
- a CDS encoding NADH-quinone oxidoreductase subunit D produces the protein MANSNFEMYDNFDGEIATLNLGPTHPATHGIFQNVLKVDGERILSSEATVGYIHRAFEKIAEHRAYYQITTLTDRLNYCSSPINNIGYTMAVEKLAKIKVPKKVDYMRIILMEMARIADHIICDSVIGVDTGALTGFTYIWQWREKIYDMYEEVAGARLTTNMGRIGGFDRDFSPRFHQLIKDFIKDFPAAFEEFNSLLERNRIFMDRCIGAGPISPEMALAYGFTGPNLRATGVDYDVRVAHPYSSYDDFNFTVPVGVNGDTYDRFTVRQEEIRQSFQLMKNAYENLPEGKSHADVPDFFLPPKQDVYSKMEQLIYQFKIIMGEVPMPKGEVYFPVEGGNGELGFYIQSDGGRSPYRLHFRRPCFIYYQAYPEMIKGQVLSDAILTMSSLNVIAGELDA